One Nicotiana sylvestris chromosome 12, ASM39365v2, whole genome shotgun sequence genomic window carries:
- the LOC138883294 gene encoding uncharacterized mitochondrial protein AtMg00810-like, protein MSNYLSYDSLSPSYAKSLSAHSSIVEPKHYHEASKDARWIIAMQQEVTALEENNTWDVVDLSVEFDEAVLCSDDGTCARVKDCVLLDPEPYQRLVGRLLYPTMTRPDITYVVQVLSQFMHKPKRSHMDTALRLIKYVKNAPGLGLLLSSQQSGNLVAFCDSDWAFCPQSRKSVTRYIVKFRNSLIS, encoded by the exons ATGTCAAACTATCTGAGTTATGATAGTTTGTCACCTTCCTATGCTAAATCTCTATCAGCTCATTCTTCTATAGTTGAACCCAAACATTATCACGAGGCTTCAAAGGATGCAAGGTGGATAATTGCTATGCAACAAGAAGTTACAGCATTGGAAGAAAATAACACTTGGGATGTTGTTGATTTGTCTGTTG AATTTGATGAGGCTGTCTTATGCTCTGATGATGGCACATGTGCAAGAGTCAAGGACTGTGTGTTGCTTGACCCTGAACCTTATCAACGGTTAGTGGGAAGGCTACTATATCCAACTATGACTAGGCCTGATATAACTTATGTTGTTCAGGTTCTAAGTCAGTTTATGCATAAACCAAAAAGGTCCCATATGGATACAGCTCTGAGGTTGATTAAGTATGTCAAAAATGCACCAGGATTAGGCCTATTGTTGTCTTCACAGCAGTCTGGTAACTTGGTAGCCTTTTGTGACTCAGACTGGGCTTTTTGCCCTCAATCAAGAAAGTCGGTTACACGCTATATAGTCAAGTTTAGaaactctttgatatcatga
- the LOC104242096 gene encoding transcription factor bHLH48-like isoform X2 codes for MGEMGTASSFTALLELPANQAVELLVHSLETDKTGEPHIPHYRYPPPPPPPPPIFPSDAALIDRAFKFSVFAAAAGISPESNSTLSNSGSKSLLVKQEPLDSEFNQNSSPITVSNPTVNQKTTKRKEREKKVKETSSKKGKKSTNNTSEDDAEKLPYVHVRARRGQATDSHSLAERARREKINARMKLLQELVPGCNKFLSMRLAAVNPSVDFNLDNLFAPERSGSHVESNLPDMIVPPIWADGQTSGNRNQYQHLWHLEGFHQPVWGRVEDNSSFITPENSLLTYDSSANSASLHPNQLKMEL; via the exons atgggagaaatgggaACTGCAAGTTCTTTCACGGCGTTACTTGAACTGCCGGCGAATCAAGCGGTGGAGCTTTTAGTACATTCATTGGAAACCGACAAAACCGGTGAACCTCACATACCTCACTATCGttatcctcctcctcctccgccGCCGCCGCCCATTTTTCCTTCGGATGCAGCTTTGATTGACAGAGCTTTTAAGTTCTCCGTCTTCGCCGCCGCCGCCGGAATTTCGCCGGAGTCTAATTCAACTCTTTCCAATTCAGGTTCAAAATCACTTTTAGTCAAACAAGAACCTCTAGATTCCGAATTTAACCAGAATTCATCGCCAATTACCGTTTCCAATCCGACGGTTAATCAAAAAACAACTAAGAGAAAGGAACGTGAGAAAAAG GTAAAAGAAACCAGTAGCAAAAAGGGCAAAAAATCAACGAATAATACCTCAGAAGATGATGCGGAGAAGCTTCCATACGTTCACGTCCGAGCTCGTAGAGGCCAAGCGACAGACAGCCATAGCTTAGCAGAAAGA GCAAGGAGAGAGAAGATTAATGCTAGGATGAAGCTACTTCAAGAGCTGGTCCCAGGATGTAATAAG TTCTTATCAATGAGACTTGCTGCGGTAAACCCAAGTGTTGATTTCAACCTTGACAATCTCTTTGCACCAGAA CGGAGTGGTTCCCATGTGGAGAGCAACTTACCAGACATGATTGTGCCGCCTATCTGGGCCGACGGACAAACCAGCGGGAACAGAAACCAGTATCAACATCTGTGGCATCTTGAAGGATTCCATCAGCCTGTCTGGGGAAGAGTAGAAGACAACTCTAGCTTTATTACTCCAGAGAACTCACTTTTGACTTATGATTCCTCAGCAAATTCAG CATCTTTACACCCAAATCAGCTGAAAATGGAGCTATGA
- the LOC104242096 gene encoding transcription factor bHLH48-like isoform X1: MGEMGTASSFTALLELPANQAVELLVHSLETDKTGEPHIPHYRYPPPPPPPPPIFPSDAALIDRAFKFSVFAAAAGISPESNSTLSNSGSKSLLVKQEPLDSEFNQNSSPITVSNPTVNQKTTKRKEREKKVKETSSKKGKKSTNNTSEDDAEKLPYVHVRARRGQATDSHSLAERARREKINARMKLLQELVPGCNKISGTAMVLDEIINHVQSLQRQVEFLSMRLAAVNPSVDFNLDNLFAPERSGSHVESNLPDMIVPPIWADGQTSGNRNQYQHLWHLEGFHQPVWGRVEDNSSFITPENSLLTYDSSANSASLHPNQLKMEL; encoded by the exons atgggagaaatgggaACTGCAAGTTCTTTCACGGCGTTACTTGAACTGCCGGCGAATCAAGCGGTGGAGCTTTTAGTACATTCATTGGAAACCGACAAAACCGGTGAACCTCACATACCTCACTATCGttatcctcctcctcctccgccGCCGCCGCCCATTTTTCCTTCGGATGCAGCTTTGATTGACAGAGCTTTTAAGTTCTCCGTCTTCGCCGCCGCCGCCGGAATTTCGCCGGAGTCTAATTCAACTCTTTCCAATTCAGGTTCAAAATCACTTTTAGTCAAACAAGAACCTCTAGATTCCGAATTTAACCAGAATTCATCGCCAATTACCGTTTCCAATCCGACGGTTAATCAAAAAACAACTAAGAGAAAGGAACGTGAGAAAAAG GTAAAAGAAACCAGTAGCAAAAAGGGCAAAAAATCAACGAATAATACCTCAGAAGATGATGCGGAGAAGCTTCCATACGTTCACGTCCGAGCTCGTAGAGGCCAAGCGACAGACAGCCATAGCTTAGCAGAAAGA GCAAGGAGAGAGAAGATTAATGCTAGGATGAAGCTACTTCAAGAGCTGGTCCCAGGATGTAATAAG ATCTCGGGTACTGCAATGGTGTTGGATGAGATCATCAACCATGTACAATCCCTACAGCGTCAAGTAGAG TTCTTATCAATGAGACTTGCTGCGGTAAACCCAAGTGTTGATTTCAACCTTGACAATCTCTTTGCACCAGAA CGGAGTGGTTCCCATGTGGAGAGCAACTTACCAGACATGATTGTGCCGCCTATCTGGGCCGACGGACAAACCAGCGGGAACAGAAACCAGTATCAACATCTGTGGCATCTTGAAGGATTCCATCAGCCTGTCTGGGGAAGAGTAGAAGACAACTCTAGCTTTATTACTCCAGAGAACTCACTTTTGACTTATGATTCCTCAGCAAATTCAG CATCTTTACACCCAAATCAGCTGAAAATGGAGCTATGA